One genomic region from Nocardia vinacea encodes:
- a CDS encoding helix-turn-helix domain-containing protein, whose product MTRRRLAPDERRRLLLDAGAKLFAERAYDAVLMEDVAAAAGVSRALLYRHFPTKRDLFAGVYQLAADSLLVATKLDTETPLPEQLAAGLDEHFDYFEANANTVVAANRLLAGDPTIQAIISGELGELRVRLLDVMGVEGHIRELTSSVLMGWLTFVRVLSVDWLENRTCTRAELRDICVGALLGALEPLGAVKDSTDAQP is encoded by the coding sequence GTGACCCGCCGCCGCCTCGCCCCGGACGAACGCCGCCGCCTGCTGCTGGACGCGGGCGCGAAACTGTTCGCCGAACGCGCCTACGATGCGGTGCTGATGGAGGACGTCGCGGCCGCGGCCGGTGTTTCGCGCGCCCTGCTCTACCGCCACTTCCCGACCAAACGCGACCTCTTCGCGGGCGTCTACCAACTGGCCGCCGACAGCCTGCTGGTCGCCACGAAACTCGATACCGAAACCCCGCTGCCCGAACAGCTCGCGGCCGGACTCGACGAGCACTTCGACTATTTCGAGGCCAATGCCAATACGGTCGTGGCCGCCAACCGCCTACTCGCGGGCGATCCGACCATCCAGGCGATCATCTCGGGCGAACTCGGCGAACTCCGGGTGCGTCTGCTCGACGTAATGGGCGTCGAAGGCCATATCCGCGAGCTCACCTCATCGGTGCTGATGGGCTGGCTGACCTTCGTCCGGGTGCTATCGGTCGACTGGCTGGAAAACCGCACCTGCACCCGCGCCGAACTCCGCGATATCTGCGTCGGCGCATTGCTCGGCGCACTGGAACCGCTTGGCGCGGTTAAAGATTCGACGGACGCACAACCATGA
- a CDS encoding DUF4345 domain-containing protein, whose product MTSALKWLSMAMGVVIVGIGIFHMAAGIDGIPDMGSSGVTADSQTRFFGGIFVGYGLAWIWAARRTPISAPAVRWLAGIFLLSGVARLISVAVYGWPHWFQIVLTAIEFALPPIFFWLAAAHEKRTAFTTDRVPAAG is encoded by the coding sequence ATGACCTCGGCACTCAAATGGCTGTCCATGGCGATGGGCGTTGTCATCGTTGGTATCGGCATATTCCACATGGCTGCCGGAATCGACGGCATCCCCGATATGGGCTCCTCCGGCGTCACCGCCGACAGTCAGACTCGCTTCTTCGGCGGCATCTTCGTCGGCTATGGCCTCGCCTGGATCTGGGCAGCCCGCCGAACGCCGATCTCCGCACCCGCGGTGCGCTGGCTCGCCGGAATCTTCCTACTGAGCGGCGTGGCCCGCTTGATCTCGGTCGCCGTCTACGGCTGGCCGCACTGGTTCCAAATCGTCCTCACCGCAATAGAATTCGCCCTCCCTCCGATCTTCTTCTGGCTAGCCGCCGCCCACGAAAAGCGCACCGCCTTCACCACCGACCGCGTGCCCGCCGCTGGCTGA
- a CDS encoding VOC family protein produces MSVQFNHTIVGCRDNRVSAEFWSDILGLELGKEWGPFIPLPTGNGVTFDFANVPEHISEIQPQHYAFLISEAEFDAAYAKIQRYKLEHWADPRQQGVNEINHNDGGRGVYFLDPNGHFLELITVPYGGWPT; encoded by the coding sequence CTGTCAGTACAGTTCAATCACACCATTGTCGGATGTCGCGACAATCGGGTGTCCGCCGAATTCTGGTCGGACATCCTGGGTTTGGAACTAGGAAAAGAGTGGGGCCCGTTCATCCCACTTCCCACGGGTAACGGAGTCACCTTCGACTTCGCGAACGTGCCGGAACACATCTCCGAAATCCAGCCCCAGCATTACGCATTCCTGATCTCCGAGGCCGAGTTCGATGCGGCCTACGCCAAGATCCAGCGCTACAAACTGGAGCACTGGGCCGACCCGCGCCAACAGGGCGTCAACGAGATCAACCACAATGATGGCGGTCGCGGCGTCTACTTCCTCGACCCCAACGGCCACTTCTTGGAGCTGATCACCGTCCCGTACGGCGGTTGGCCGACGTAG
- a CDS encoding pentapeptide repeat-containing protein, with the protein MRWGRLGDRLHRAALLLAVLGAVVGGLVIAGLTWWLLWWLLGAKAETPNQLDLTKIALSVAAGVGGAVALVVAYRRQRDLERGRFAELFGAAARQLGDADVAVRIAGVYAMAGVADEFSAPSRRQQCIDVLCGYLQLPYEPADGANHLVSRAESADEAGIKVERVYQFRQNDREVRRAIVRVIAQHLRPSADILWSACNLTFNGAVLEQVDFRDAVFSGRHTSFAGATFIGPTTFERVRFDGHHVTFRGATFRDGPALFDHAKFDTSRIEKREQAGNGTTFADVTFEGSVSFESACFQGPRTNCSGARFLGTRTSFQDAKFRAELTSFERAAFDGDHIAFDRAEFVSARVTFRGAQFYATLTAFDEARVGASNRLRNRGTRETDFARAEFHGGVRFLRTVLGGRIVDFTEGDFFGDISFIGTRFAAQEIHFDRPKAWVGNHFDWDDAPTRKPSSVKPNPWPPTAAV; encoded by the coding sequence ATGCGATGGGGGCGGTTGGGCGACCGACTACACCGCGCGGCACTGTTGCTCGCGGTGTTGGGTGCGGTTGTCGGTGGATTGGTGATTGCCGGGCTGACCTGGTGGTTGTTGTGGTGGTTGCTGGGTGCGAAGGCCGAGACGCCGAATCAGTTGGACCTCACCAAGATCGCGCTGTCGGTGGCCGCCGGGGTTGGCGGAGCGGTCGCGCTGGTGGTGGCGTATCGGCGCCAGCGGGATCTGGAGCGCGGGCGGTTCGCGGAGTTGTTCGGGGCGGCGGCGCGGCAGTTGGGGGATGCGGATGTGGCCGTGCGGATTGCCGGGGTCTATGCGATGGCGGGGGTGGCCGATGAGTTCTCTGCACCGAGTCGAAGACAGCAGTGCATCGATGTGCTGTGCGGATATCTGCAGCTGCCGTACGAACCGGCCGATGGCGCGAATCATCTTGTCTCGCGGGCCGAATCGGCGGACGAAGCCGGGATCAAAGTCGAGCGGGTCTACCAGTTCCGGCAGAACGATCGGGAGGTGCGTCGCGCCATCGTCCGCGTGATCGCCCAACACCTGAGACCATCTGCGGACATCCTGTGGTCCGCGTGCAACCTGACCTTCAACGGCGCGGTGCTGGAGCAGGTCGATTTCCGGGACGCGGTGTTCTCGGGGCGGCATACGTCGTTCGCCGGGGCGACCTTCATCGGGCCGACGACGTTCGAGCGCGTGCGTTTCGACGGCCACCATGTCACCTTCCGCGGTGCGACGTTCCGGGACGGCCCTGCGCTGTTCGACCACGCGAAGTTCGATACCAGCCGCATCGAAAAGCGCGAACAGGCAGGTAACGGCACCACCTTCGCCGATGTCACATTCGAAGGTTCGGTGTCGTTCGAGAGCGCTTGCTTCCAAGGCCCGCGCACCAACTGCAGCGGCGCCCGCTTCCTCGGCACGCGAACCTCGTTCCAGGACGCGAAGTTCCGGGCGGAGCTGACCTCGTTCGAGCGTGCCGCCTTCGATGGTGACCACATCGCCTTCGATCGCGCCGAATTCGTGAGTGCCCGTGTCACATTCAGAGGCGCGCAGTTCTACGCCACGCTCACGGCCTTCGACGAGGCCAGAGTAGGTGCGTCGAATCGACTACGAAACAGAGGCACCCGCGAAACGGACTTCGCGCGGGCCGAGTTCCACGGTGGCGTCAGGTTCCTGCGGACAGTGCTCGGCGGGCGCATAGTCGATTTCACCGAAGGCGACTTCTTCGGCGACATCTCCTTTATCGGCACCCGTTTCGCCGCCCAGGAAATCCACTTCGATCGCCCGAAGGCCTGGGTGGGCAACCACTTCGATTGGGATGACGCGCCGACCCGCAAACCGAGCAGCGTCAAACCCAATCCCTGGCCGCCGACCGCCGCGGTGTGA
- the rpsO gene encoding 30S ribosomal protein S15: protein MALTTEQKSAILAEYGVHEKDTGSPEAQIALLSKRIADITEHLKKHKHDHHTRHGLMALIGRRKRLSKYLADKDIHRYRSLIERLGLRR, encoded by the coding sequence ATGGCGCTGACCACCGAGCAGAAGTCGGCCATTCTCGCCGAGTACGGCGTGCACGAGAAGGACACCGGTTCCCCGGAGGCGCAGATCGCGCTGCTGTCCAAGCGGATCGCCGACATCACCGAGCACCTGAAGAAGCACAAGCACGACCACCACACCCGCCACGGCCTGATGGCGCTGATCGGTCGTCGCAAGCGCCTGTCGAAGTACCTCGCCGACAAGGACATCCACCGCTACCGTTCGCTGATCGAGCGCCTGGGTCTGCGGAGGTAA
- a CDS encoding polyribonucleotide nucleotidyltransferase: MSETTTSSAIEVEPGVFESVALIDNGTYGTRTVRFETGRLARQAAGSVVAYLDDETMLLSATTAGKHPKDQFDFFPLTVDVEERMYAAGRIPGSFFRREGRPSTDAILTCRLIDRPLRPSFVDGLRNEIQVVVTVLSLDPNDLYDVVAINAASASTQISGLPFSGPVGGVRVALIDGQWVAFPTVEQLEGAVFDMVVAGRVVESGDVAIMMVEAEATDKVVALVEGGAQAPTEAVVAQGLEAAKPFIARLCKAQQDLAALAAKPTEEFPLFPPYEADVYEAVEGTAKRELGEALSIADKQEREAKIDEIKLAVLDRLADDFTGREKELGAAFRSVTKKLVRQRILSDGFRIDGRGLADIRALSAEVAVIPRAHGSALFERGETQIMGVTTLDMVKMAQQVDSLGPETSKRYMHHYNFPPFSTGETGRVGSPKRREIGHGALAERALIPVLPSQEEFPYAIRQVSEALSSNGSTSMGSVCASTLSLLNAGVPLKAPVAGIAMGLVSDTIKNDKGEDEVRYVALTDILGAEDAFGDMDFKVAGTPDFVTALQLDTKLDGIPSQVLAGALSQAHDARTTILEVMAEAIATPDEMSPYAPRVTAIKIPVDKIGEVIGPKGKVINQITEETGANISIEDDGTVYVGATNGPAAQAAIDQINAIANPQLPKVGERFLGTVVKTTAFGAFVSLLPGRDGLVHISKLGNGKRVAKVEDVVNVGDKLRVEIADIDNRGKISLVPVDESADEPEAAESVDAGQAETE, translated from the coding sequence ATGTCTGAAACAACTACATCTTCGGCCATCGAGGTCGAACCCGGTGTGTTCGAATCCGTCGCGCTGATCGATAACGGCACCTACGGAACCCGCACCGTCCGCTTCGAGACCGGCCGTCTGGCCCGCCAGGCCGCCGGTTCGGTCGTCGCCTACCTGGACGACGAGACCATGCTGCTGTCCGCGACCACCGCGGGCAAGCACCCCAAGGATCAGTTCGACTTCTTCCCGCTGACGGTCGACGTCGAAGAGCGCATGTACGCCGCGGGTCGCATCCCGGGTTCGTTCTTCCGTCGCGAGGGCCGCCCCTCCACCGACGCGATCCTGACCTGTCGCCTGATCGACCGTCCACTGCGGCCGTCCTTCGTCGACGGCCTGCGCAATGAGATCCAGGTCGTGGTCACCGTGCTGAGCCTGGACCCGAACGATCTCTACGACGTCGTGGCCATCAACGCCGCATCCGCGTCCACCCAGATCTCGGGCCTGCCGTTCTCCGGTCCGGTCGGCGGCGTGCGCGTCGCGCTGATCGACGGCCAGTGGGTCGCCTTCCCGACCGTCGAGCAGCTCGAGGGCGCGGTCTTCGACATGGTCGTCGCCGGCCGGGTTGTCGAATCCGGTGACGTGGCCATCATGATGGTCGAGGCCGAGGCCACCGATAAGGTCGTCGCACTGGTCGAGGGTGGCGCGCAGGCGCCGACCGAGGCCGTGGTGGCGCAGGGCCTCGAGGCGGCCAAGCCGTTCATCGCCCGCCTGTGCAAGGCACAGCAGGATCTGGCCGCGCTGGCGGCCAAACCGACCGAGGAGTTCCCGCTCTTCCCGCCGTACGAGGCCGATGTCTACGAGGCCGTCGAGGGCACCGCCAAGCGTGAGCTGGGCGAGGCGCTGAGCATCGCCGACAAGCAGGAGCGCGAGGCGAAGATCGACGAGATCAAGCTCGCCGTGTTGGACCGGCTGGCCGACGACTTCACCGGTCGCGAGAAGGAACTGGGCGCGGCGTTCCGCTCGGTCACCAAAAAGCTGGTGCGCCAGCGCATCCTGTCCGACGGCTTCCGCATCGATGGTCGCGGGCTGGCCGATATCCGTGCCCTGTCCGCCGAGGTCGCCGTGATCCCGCGCGCCCACGGCTCGGCGCTGTTCGAGCGTGGCGAGACCCAGATCATGGGCGTCACCACCCTCGACATGGTGAAGATGGCCCAGCAGGTCGACTCGCTCGGCCCGGAGACCTCCAAGCGCTACATGCACCACTACAACTTCCCGCCGTTCTCCACCGGTGAGACCGGTCGCGTCGGTTCGCCGAAGCGTCGCGAGATCGGCCACGGCGCGCTGGCCGAGCGGGCGCTCATCCCGGTTCTCCCGAGCCAGGAGGAGTTCCCCTACGCCATCCGTCAGGTCTCGGAAGCGTTGAGCTCCAACGGTTCCACCTCGATGGGTTCGGTCTGCGCCTCGACCCTGTCGCTGCTGAACGCCGGTGTGCCGCTGAAGGCGCCGGTCGCCGGTATCGCCATGGGCCTGGTGTCGGACACCATCAAGAACGACAAGGGCGAGGACGAGGTCCGCTACGTGGCCCTCACCGACATCCTCGGCGCCGAGGATGCCTTCGGTGACATGGACTTCAAGGTCGCGGGCACCCCGGACTTCGTCACCGCGCTGCAGCTGGACACCAAGCTGGACGGCATCCCCTCGCAGGTGCTGGCCGGTGCGCTGAGCCAGGCGCACGATGCCCGCACCACCATCCTGGAGGTCATGGCCGAGGCCATCGCCACCCCGGACGAGATGAGCCCGTACGCACCGCGCGTCACCGCGATCAAGATCCCGGTCGACAAGATCGGTGAGGTCATCGGCCCGAAGGGCAAGGTGATCAACCAGATCACCGAGGAGACCGGCGCCAATATCTCCATCGAGGACGACGGCACGGTCTACGTCGGTGCGACCAACGGCCCGGCGGCGCAGGCGGCGATCGACCAGATCAACGCCATCGCCAACCCGCAGCTGCCGAAGGTCGGCGAGCGCTTCCTCGGCACGGTCGTCAAGACCACCGCCTTCGGCGCGTTCGTCTCACTGCTGCCCGGTCGCGACGGCTTGGTGCACATCTCCAAGCTGGGCAACGGCAAGCGCGTCGCCAAGGTCGAGGACGTGGTGAACGTCGGCGACAAGCTGCGCGTGGAAATCGCCGATATCGACAACCGCGGCAAGATTTCGCTGGTGCCGGTAGACGAGAGCGCCGACGAGCCCGAGGCCGCCGAATCCGTTGATGCGGGCCAGGCGGAGACCGAGTAG
- a CDS encoding ArsR/SmtB family transcription factor → MTETKESATEAPPVASLPAVLGALQDPVRLEMVRRLSNAGTAVRCGALYEVINKSTATHHFKILREAGVIERLIIDGQTCQRLRSEDLDNALPGLLPSIIEAANRAQSA, encoded by the coding sequence ATGACCGAAACTAAGGAATCGGCCACCGAGGCGCCGCCGGTCGCCTCGTTACCCGCCGTGCTCGGCGCCCTGCAGGATCCGGTGCGGCTGGAGATGGTGCGTCGGCTCAGCAATGCGGGCACCGCGGTGCGTTGCGGTGCGCTCTATGAGGTGATCAACAAGTCGACCGCCACCCATCACTTCAAGATTCTGCGCGAAGCCGGTGTCATCGAGCGACTGATTATCGACGGGCAGACCTGCCAGCGCCTGCGCTCCGAGGACCTCGATAATGCCCTGCCCGGCCTGCTGCCCTCGATCATCGAGGCGGCGAACCGCGCCCAGAGCGCCTGA
- a CDS encoding MFS transporter, with the protein MGVPMAATMTVAADQQTSQRWAYALILAASGVALGVSGVPAPLYGMYQKEWHFTPLTTTFVFAVYAFAALAAVLVSGRISDVVGRKPVLLGAFATMIIGLVVFLLADNVAMLLVARALHGLAVGSTVVAGAAALLDLRPKHGARSGQLSGVAFNVGMAVAILGSALLAQYAPHPLRMPYVVITVVCLLIGVGVIALREPHTARIAGRITIAKPAVPQEIRGDFWFSALGVMAAWSVLGVLLSLYPSLASAETGIHNLVFGGAVVASTAVAGATAQLFATGIPARRAAIGGDTGMAVALVLTVPALHTGNWVVVLLAGVLLGATFGLGFGGSLRHLSEVVPQHKRGETMSAYYLLAYTAMALPTILAGWAATEWGLSEVFPWFVGAVALACLVAAGLGLRRNQEAKTQGAQG; encoded by the coding sequence ATCGGGGTTCCGATGGCAGCGACAATGACGGTGGCGGCCGACCAGCAGACCTCTCAGCGCTGGGCCTACGCGCTGATTCTGGCGGCGAGTGGGGTGGCGCTCGGCGTGTCCGGGGTGCCCGCGCCGCTGTACGGCATGTATCAGAAGGAATGGCATTTCACGCCGCTCACGACGACCTTCGTCTTCGCGGTATACGCATTCGCGGCGCTGGCCGCGGTGCTGGTCTCCGGTCGCATCTCTGACGTGGTCGGTCGCAAGCCGGTGCTGCTCGGCGCATTTGCCACCATGATCATCGGGCTGGTGGTGTTCCTGTTGGCCGACAATGTCGCGATGCTGTTGGTTGCGCGGGCGCTGCACGGGCTGGCGGTCGGCTCGACGGTGGTCGCCGGTGCCGCGGCACTGCTGGATCTGCGGCCGAAACATGGTGCGCGGTCCGGTCAGCTCAGTGGCGTTGCCTTCAATGTGGGTATGGCCGTGGCGATTCTGGGTTCGGCATTGCTGGCGCAGTACGCGCCGCATCCGCTGCGCATGCCGTATGTCGTCATCACGGTGGTGTGCCTGCTCATCGGCGTCGGTGTCATCGCATTGCGGGAACCGCATACCGCTCGGATCGCCGGACGCATCACGATCGCGAAACCAGCGGTGCCGCAGGAGATTCGCGGTGACTTCTGGTTCTCCGCGCTGGGTGTGATGGCGGCCTGGTCGGTGCTGGGCGTGCTGCTGTCGCTGTATCCGTCGCTCGCTTCGGCGGAGACCGGCATCCACAATCTGGTCTTCGGTGGCGCGGTCGTCGCGTCGACCGCGGTGGCCGGCGCCACGGCTCAGCTGTTCGCGACCGGAATTCCGGCGCGGCGCGCGGCAATCGGCGGCGATACCGGCATGGCGGTGGCGTTGGTGCTCACCGTGCCCGCATTGCACACCGGCAACTGGGTAGTGGTGCTGCTGGCCGGAGTATTGCTCGGCGCGACCTTCGGACTCGGCTTCGGTGGTTCGCTGCGGCATCTGTCCGAGGTTGTGCCGCAACACAAGCGCGGCGAGACCATGTCGGCGTACTACCTGCTCGCCTACACCGCCATGGCGCTGCCGACCATCCTCGCCGGCTGGGCGGCCACCGAATGGGGGCTGAGCGAAGTGTTCCCATGGTTCGTCGGTGCGGTCGCACTCGCCTGTCTGGTGGCGGCGGGGTTGGGGTTGCGTCGGAATCAGGAAGCGAAAACGCAAGGGGCGCAGGGGTAG
- a CDS encoding bifunctional riboflavin kinase/FAD synthetase → MQRWRSLDDVPADWGRCVLTIGVFDGVHRGHAQLISRAVKSAAARGVPAVLMTFDPHPMEVVRPGSHPAQLTTLTRRAELAEELGVDVFCVMPFTQEFMKLPPGRYVHDLLVERLHVTEVVVGDNFTFGKKAAGTIETMRELGERFGFEVDGVKLLGEHAVTFSSTYIRACVDAGDMAAAAEALGRPHRVEGVVVHGDGRGRELGFPTANIAPPMYAAIPADGVYAGWFTVLGPGHTIGTVTPGQRAMAAISIGTNPTFSGRARTVEAYVLDSEADLYGQHVAVDFVEHLRGMRKFDSIDELLEAMARDVENSRKVLTAADS, encoded by the coding sequence GTGCAGAGATGGCGGAGCCTCGATGACGTACCCGCGGACTGGGGGCGGTGCGTGCTCACGATCGGCGTATTCGACGGTGTGCATCGCGGCCACGCGCAGCTGATCAGCAGGGCCGTGAAGTCCGCTGCCGCGCGGGGTGTTCCGGCGGTGTTGATGACCTTCGACCCGCACCCGATGGAAGTGGTGCGCCCCGGCTCGCATCCGGCGCAGTTGACCACGCTGACCCGGCGCGCGGAATTGGCCGAGGAACTCGGCGTCGACGTGTTCTGCGTCATGCCCTTCACCCAAGAATTCATGAAGCTGCCGCCGGGGCGCTACGTACACGACCTGCTGGTCGAGCGGCTACATGTGACCGAGGTCGTGGTCGGTGACAACTTCACCTTCGGCAAGAAGGCTGCGGGCACCATCGAGACCATGCGTGAGCTGGGTGAGCGATTCGGCTTCGAGGTCGACGGCGTGAAACTGCTCGGCGAGCACGCGGTCACCTTCTCCTCCACCTACATCCGCGCCTGTGTCGACGCCGGCGATATGGCTGCGGCCGCCGAGGCGCTGGGCCGTCCGCATCGGGTCGAGGGCGTGGTCGTGCACGGCGACGGCCGCGGCCGTGAGCTCGGCTTCCCGACCGCGAATATCGCACCGCCCATGTACGCCGCGATTCCGGCCGACGGCGTCTACGCGGGCTGGTTCACAGTGCTGGGGCCGGGCCACACTATCGGCACCGTGACGCCGGGGCAGCGCGCGATGGCCGCGATCTCGATCGGCACCAACCCCACCTTCTCCGGGCGCGCCCGCACCGTCGAGGCCTATGTGCTCGACAGTGAGGCCGACCTGTACGGCCAGCACGTCGCAGTGGATTTCGTCGAGCATCTGCGCGGCATGCGCAAATTCGATTCCATCGACGAACTCCTCGAGGCCATGGCCCGCGACGTCGAGAACTCCCGCAAGGTCCTCACCGCCGCCGACTCCTGA
- a CDS encoding EF-hand domain-containing protein: MSGQPVDTFELWDRDGDGLVSVEDIVTGIRSLGLEVDDEAVERMVAAADTNGDFLVSRAEFDAALVGGRIEVTDADAAFTVFDINGDGKISVEELESLIRHVGAGLIEEPAESLLAAADTDGDGYLSPSEFRALLNFLSR, translated from the coding sequence ATGAGTGGACAACCGGTCGATACGTTCGAGCTCTGGGACCGGGACGGCGACGGTCTGGTGTCGGTCGAGGACATAGTCACCGGAATCCGTTCGCTCGGACTGGAAGTCGATGATGAGGCGGTCGAACGGATGGTCGCTGCCGCCGATACCAATGGCGACTTCCTGGTCTCCCGAGCCGAATTCGATGCCGCGCTGGTCGGCGGCCGTATCGAGGTCACCGATGCCGATGCGGCCTTCACGGTCTTCGATATCAATGGCGACGGCAAGATCTCGGTCGAAGAACTCGAATCCCTGATCCGTCATGTCGGCGCCGGGCTGATCGAGGAGCCCGCCGAATCGCTGCTGGCGGCGGCGGATACCGACGGGGACGGCTACCTGTCGCCATCCGAATTCCGTGCGCTGCTGAATTTCCTGTCGCGCTGA
- a CDS encoding pitrilysin family protein — protein sequence MDQMRGTDAGVRRTVLPGGLRVVTEHVPGVRSASIGVWVGVGSRDEGPTVAGAAHFLEHLLFKATPTRSALDIAQAMDAVGGELNAFTAKEQTCYYAHVLDEDLPLAVDMVSDVVLNGLCRAEDVDVERQVVLEEIAMRDDDPEDLVGDAFLSALFGDHPIGRPVIGSIETIEAMNAAQLRGFHLRRYRPDRMVVAVAGNVEHDHTVELVHRAFGPRLDPTAEPARRREGRFRPHSAPELNWCHRDSEQAHLVFGVRAFGRHEGERRWPLSVLNTVVGGGLSSRLFQRIREERGLAYSVYSSVDTFADTGAFSVYIGCQPENLGKVSTLASGVLEEIAANGITDAECARAKGSLRGGLVLGLEDSASRMNRIGRSELSYGNHRSVSETLARIDAVTTDEVSAIARTLLARPFAASVAGPYRRTRDLPAAVRRLVEA from the coding sequence ATGGACCAGATGCGGGGCACCGACGCGGGGGTACGGCGCACCGTACTACCCGGCGGGCTGCGCGTGGTCACCGAACATGTGCCAGGCGTGCGTTCGGCATCGATCGGGGTCTGGGTGGGGGTCGGCTCGCGCGACGAGGGACCGACCGTCGCGGGTGCCGCGCATTTCCTGGAACACCTGCTGTTCAAGGCGACTCCGACGCGTTCGGCGCTGGACATCGCGCAGGCGATGGACGCGGTCGGCGGCGAGCTCAACGCGTTCACCGCGAAAGAGCAGACCTGCTACTACGCCCACGTCCTCGACGAGGATCTACCGCTGGCCGTCGATATGGTCTCCGATGTCGTACTCAACGGCCTGTGCCGGGCCGAGGATGTGGATGTCGAGCGGCAGGTGGTGCTCGAGGAGATCGCCATGCGCGACGACGATCCGGAGGATCTGGTCGGCGACGCATTCCTGTCCGCGCTCTTCGGTGATCATCCGATCGGGCGGCCGGTGATCGGCTCCATCGAAACCATCGAGGCGATGAATGCCGCGCAGTTGCGCGGCTTCCATCTGCGGCGCTACCGGCCGGACCGGATGGTCGTCGCGGTCGCGGGCAATGTGGAGCACGACCACACCGTGGAATTGGTGCATCGCGCATTCGGGCCCCGGCTCGACCCGACCGCCGAGCCGGCCCGCCGTCGCGAGGGCCGCTTCCGGCCGCACAGCGCACCGGAGCTGAACTGGTGCCATCGCGACAGCGAACAGGCACATCTGGTCTTCGGCGTGCGCGCCTTCGGGCGGCACGAGGGGGAGCGGCGCTGGCCGCTGTCGGTGCTCAATACCGTGGTCGGCGGTGGCCTGAGTTCGCGGCTGTTCCAACGCATTCGGGAGGAACGCGGGCTGGCGTATTCGGTGTATTCCAGTGTCGACACCTTCGCCGATACCGGCGCGTTCTCGGTGTACATCGGCTGCCAGCCGGAAAACCTCGGCAAGGTCTCGACACTGGCGAGCGGAGTGCTGGAAGAGATTGCCGCCAATGGCATTACCGATGCGGAATGCGCGCGCGCCAAGGGTTCGTTGCGTGGCGGACTGGTGCTCGGCCTGGAGGATTCGGCCTCGCGGATGAACCGGATCGGTCGCAGCGAACTGAGTTACGGCAACCACCGCAGCGTCTCGGAGACGTTGGCGCGCATCGATGCGGTGACCACCGATGAGGTGTCCGCGATCGCCCGCACCCTGCTGGCGCGACCGTTCGCGGCCTCGGTGGCCGGACCGTACCGGCGCACCCGGGACTTGCCCGCCGCGGTGCGGCGATTGGTCGAGGCCTGA
- a CDS encoding metal-dependent transcriptional regulator, translating into MHKLEDVPGKRDIATRRELADTAAQPTETPGPHGSTATIAPELTSVAQDYLKVIWTAQEWSQEKVSTKLLAERIGVSASTVSEAVRKLADQGLVEHARYGSITLTEHGRRAAVAMVRRHRLIETFLVNELGYGWDEVHDEAEVLEHAVSELLMARIDAKLGYPDRDPHGDPIPSVDGAVPTPPARQLSDFRADESGHVARISDADPDMLRYFDSVGIALDTPIVVVERRDFAGTIAIRIGDRTIDLGRPAAEAIWLSD; encoded by the coding sequence ATGCATAAGCTCGAAGATGTGCCCGGTAAACGAGACATCGCAACCCGACGCGAGCTGGCCGACACCGCAGCGCAGCCGACCGAGACCCCAGGCCCCCACGGCAGCACCGCGACGATTGCGCCGGAGCTCACCTCGGTCGCCCAGGACTATTTGAAGGTGATCTGGACCGCTCAGGAGTGGTCGCAGGAAAAGGTATCGACGAAACTGCTCGCCGAACGGATCGGCGTCTCGGCCTCCACCGTCTCCGAGGCGGTACGCAAGCTCGCCGATCAAGGCCTGGTCGAACACGCCCGGTACGGATCCATCACCCTCACCGAACACGGGCGGCGCGCGGCGGTCGCCATGGTGCGCCGGCATCGGCTGATCGAGACATTCCTTGTCAACGAACTCGGCTACGGCTGGGATGAGGTGCACGATGAGGCCGAGGTGCTCGAGCACGCGGTCTCGGAGTTGCTGATGGCCCGTATCGACGCGAAACTCGGCTATCCGGACCGGGATCCGCACGGCGATCCCATTCCCTCGGTCGACGGTGCGGTGCCGACGCCGCCCGCTCGCCAGCTCAGCGATTTCCGCGCGGACGAATCCGGCCATGTCGCACGGATTTCCGATGCCGATCCGGATATGCTGCGCTACTTCGATTCGGTCGGTATCGCGCTCGATACGCCGATCGTCGTGGTGGAACGCCGAGACTTCGCGGGCACCATCGCGATTCGCATCGGGGACCGCACCATCGATCTCGGGCGCCCTGCGGCCGAAGCCATCTGGCTCAGCGACTGA